In one window of Opitutus sp. GAS368 DNA:
- the rpsE gene encoding 30S ribosomal protein S5, translated as MANNNRSFSGPGNDSGEPGMFEKVVFINRCAKVVKGGRRFSFSALSVVGDGKGSVGIGYGKANEVPDAIKKSTESAKKRMVSVKLKGSTIPHEVLGEYDGGKVFLRPASNGTGLIAGGGVRAVLEAAGVHNVLTKSMGSKNHIAVVHATLNGLRKLRLEEDFRALRA; from the coding sequence ATGGCTAACAATAACAGGTCTTTTTCCGGCCCCGGCAATGATTCGGGTGAGCCCGGCATGTTCGAGAAGGTCGTCTTCATCAACCGCTGCGCCAAGGTCGTGAAGGGCGGCCGCCGCTTCAGCTTCTCCGCGCTCTCCGTCGTCGGTGACGGCAAGGGCAGCGTCGGCATCGGCTACGGCAAGGCCAACGAGGTCCCCGACGCCATCAAGAAGTCCACCGAGTCCGCCAAGAAGCGCATGGTCTCCGTGAAGCTCAAGGGCTCCACCATCCCGCACGAGGTCCTCGGCGAGTATGACGGCGGCAAGGTGTTCCTCCGCCCCGCCTCCAACGGCACCGGCCTCATCGCCGGCGGCGGCGTCCGCGCCGTCCTCGAGGCCGCGGGCGTCCACAACGTTCTCACCAAGTCGATGGGTTCCAAGAACCACATCGCCGTCGTCCACGCGACCCTCAACGGCCTGCGCAAGCTGCGCCTCGAGGAAGACTTCAGGGCCCTCCGCGCCTAA
- the rplO gene encoding 50S ribosomal protein L15: MRLHNLVNVKGAVHRKKRVGCGEGGGHGKTSGVGGKGQKGRSGGSIRPGFEGGQMPLYRKLPHRGFNNYEFRTSYAVVNVGDLAALDAKVTEVNAEVLATAGLIRPGVKLLKVLGDGEISRALKVTAQKFTGSAKAKLEKAGGQAITA, from the coding sequence ATGCGTCTCCATAATCTCGTCAACGTCAAGGGTGCGGTGCACCGCAAGAAGCGCGTCGGCTGCGGCGAAGGCGGCGGCCACGGCAAGACCTCCGGCGTCGGTGGCAAGGGCCAGAAGGGCCGCTCCGGCGGCTCCATCCGCCCCGGCTTCGAAGGCGGCCAGATGCCCCTCTACCGCAAGCTCCCGCACCGCGGCTTCAACAACTACGAGTTCCGCACGAGCTACGCCGTCGTCAACGTCGGCGACCTCGCCGCGCTCGACGCCAAGGTCACCGAGGTGAACGCCGAGGTGCTGGCGACCGCCGGCCTCATCCGCCCGGGCGTCAAGCTGCTCAAGGTCCTCGGCGACGGCGAAATCAGCCGCGCGCTCAAGGTCACCGCCCAGAAGTTCACCGGCTCGGCCAAGGCCAAGCTCGAGAAAGCCGGCGGCCAGGCCATCACGGCCTGA
- the map gene encoding type I methionyl aminopeptidase has protein sequence MIPIKNPEAIRRMREACAIAATILARLKAQVRPGITTYDLDQIGRDLISSFGARSAPYGYKHGSGRPYPAYTCLSVNEEVVHGIGSLKRILRDGDIISVDVTIEYNGYIGDNAVTVPVGAIAPRVAELLQVTEAALHLGIKQAAVGNRIGDISHAVQTYVEAHGFGIVREMVGHGVGRQMHEEPQIPNFGRKNSGEKIKPGMTLAIEPMVNLGGPAVRTLGDGWTIVTTDGQPSAHFEHTVLTTDSGPEILTIPRAT, from the coding sequence ATGATCCCGATCAAAAATCCGGAAGCGATCAGGCGGATGCGCGAAGCCTGTGCCATCGCCGCGACGATTCTCGCGCGGCTGAAGGCGCAGGTCCGGCCCGGTATCACGACCTACGACTTGGACCAAATCGGCCGCGATCTCATCTCCTCGTTTGGCGCGCGCAGCGCGCCCTACGGTTACAAGCACGGCTCCGGGCGTCCCTATCCCGCCTATACCTGCCTCTCGGTCAACGAAGAGGTCGTCCACGGCATCGGCTCCCTCAAGCGCATCCTGCGCGACGGCGACATCATCTCGGTCGACGTCACGATTGAATACAACGGCTACATCGGCGACAACGCCGTCACGGTCCCGGTCGGCGCCATCGCCCCCCGCGTGGCCGAGCTGTTGCAAGTCACCGAGGCGGCCCTCCACCTGGGTATCAAACAGGCGGCGGTCGGCAACCGGATCGGCGACATCTCCCATGCCGTGCAGACCTACGTCGAGGCCCACGGCTTCGGCATCGTCCGCGAAATGGTCGGCCACGGGGTCGGCCGGCAGATGCACGAGGAGCCGCAGATCCCGAACTTCGGCCGGAAAAACTCCGGCGAGAAGATCAAGCCCGGCATGACGCTCGCCATCGAACCCATGGTCAACCTGGGCGGACCCGCGGTCCGCACCCTCGGCGACGGGTGGACCATCGTCACCACCGACGGGCAGCCCTCCGCCCACTTCGAACACACCGTGCTCACCACCGATTCCGGCCCCGAGATCCTCACGATTCCGCGCGCCACCTGA
- the secY gene encoding preprotein translocase subunit SecY: MFSAFANSMKIPELRSRILYTLGLLFVARVGAHIPLPGIDPLPLQKFFEEQTANGGGGLVGLYNMFTGGALVKGAICALGIMPYISASIIFQLMTAVVPALSRLQQEGDVGRQKLTQYTRYLTVAICLIQGVLLVFTLENPGKLFAGFDVNHYGTIVIMSHWMFLIFSVIYMTAGTMLLMWLGEQITQRGIGNGVSLLITVGILADVPNAAIATYQLFFAPVGVAKLGLPQGVMMLTLFVVVTMLIIAITQGQRKIPVQYAKRVVGQKVYGGQSSFLPLKVNYSGVMPVIFANAILLFPQTIMSQAGAALNLPFLVEFSNNLLPGYSIHYIGLALLILFFSYFWVSVMFKPIQIADDLKKYGGYIPGVRPGEPTASFLDFIMTRLTLAGAIFLTVIAIIPDGLLYQLKVPPRVAYFFGGTGMLITVGVILDTMRQIETFLLQRHYDGFLKKGRIRGRSTSANVALGEAASDKSVMQLTTVMVVILVIGLVAWAIKHRVL; this comes from the coding sequence ATGTTTTCCGCCTTCGCCAACTCCATGAAGATCCCCGAGCTCCGCTCGCGGATCCTCTACACGCTCGGCCTGCTCTTCGTGGCCCGGGTGGGTGCGCACATCCCGCTGCCCGGCATCGATCCGCTGCCGCTGCAGAAATTCTTTGAAGAGCAGACGGCCAACGGCGGCGGCGGCCTCGTCGGCCTCTACAACATGTTCACGGGCGGCGCGCTCGTGAAGGGCGCCATCTGCGCCCTGGGCATCATGCCCTACATCAGCGCGTCCATCATCTTCCAGCTGATGACCGCGGTCGTGCCGGCGCTCAGCCGCCTGCAGCAGGAAGGCGACGTCGGCCGCCAGAAGCTGACGCAATACACCCGCTACCTCACGGTGGCCATCTGCTTGATCCAGGGCGTGCTGCTGGTCTTCACCCTCGAGAACCCGGGCAAGCTCTTCGCCGGCTTCGATGTGAACCACTACGGGACCATCGTGATCATGAGCCACTGGATGTTCCTGATCTTCTCGGTCATCTACATGACCGCGGGCACCATGCTGCTGATGTGGCTGGGCGAGCAGATCACCCAGCGCGGCATCGGCAACGGCGTCTCGCTGCTCATCACCGTCGGCATTCTCGCCGACGTTCCGAACGCGGCGATCGCGACCTACCAGCTCTTCTTCGCCCCGGTCGGCGTCGCCAAGCTTGGCCTGCCGCAGGGCGTCATGATGCTCACCCTCTTCGTCGTCGTGACGATGCTCATCATCGCCATCACCCAGGGCCAGCGGAAGATCCCGGTGCAATACGCCAAGCGCGTCGTCGGCCAGAAGGTCTACGGCGGCCAGAGCTCCTTCCTGCCGCTCAAGGTCAATTACTCGGGCGTCATGCCGGTCATCTTCGCCAACGCCATCCTGCTCTTCCCGCAGACGATCATGTCGCAGGCCGGGGCGGCGCTCAACCTGCCGTTCCTCGTCGAGTTCTCCAACAACCTGCTGCCGGGCTATTCGATCCACTACATCGGCCTGGCGCTGCTCATCCTCTTCTTCAGCTATTTCTGGGTGTCCGTCATGTTCAAGCCGATCCAGATCGCCGACGACCTGAAGAAATACGGCGGCTACATCCCCGGCGTCCGCCCGGGCGAGCCGACCGCGAGCTTCCTCGATTTCATCATGACGCGCCTGACGCTGGCCGGCGCGATCTTCCTGACCGTGATCGCGATCATCCCGGACGGCCTGCTCTACCAACTCAAGGTCCCGCCGCGCGTCGCTTATTTCTTCGGCGGCACCGGCATGCTGATCACCGTCGGCGTCATCTTGGACACGATGCGCCAGATCGAAACCTTCCTGCTGCAGCGCCACTATGACGGCTTCCTGAAGAAGGGCCGCATCCGGGGCCGCAGCACCTCCGCCAACGTCGCCCTGGGCGAAGCCGCCAGCGACAAGTCGGTGATGCAACTCACTACCGTCATGGTGGTTATATTGGTGATTGGCTTGGTCGCCTGGGCCATCAAGCACCGCGTTCTTTAA
- the rplR gene encoding 50S ribosomal protein L18 — protein sequence MKTVYKAQLLQKRKWRIRKKVTGTAARPRLSVKFSGKHIYAQAVNDDAGATLVFLSTLDPEVKKGGAKGNVSGAKSLAVAFAAKAKAAGITSVVFDRNGRPYHGRVKTFAEAAREGGLQF from the coding sequence ATGAAAACTGTTTACAAGGCCCAGCTCCTCCAGAAGCGCAAATGGCGCATCCGCAAGAAGGTGACCGGCACCGCCGCTCGCCCGCGCCTCAGCGTCAAGTTCTCCGGCAAGCACATCTACGCGCAGGCCGTCAACGACGACGCCGGCGCGACCCTCGTGTTCCTCTCGACCCTCGATCCCGAGGTGAAGAAGGGCGGCGCGAAGGGCAATGTCTCCGGCGCCAAGTCCCTCGCCGTCGCCTTCGCCGCCAAGGCCAAGGCCGCCGGCATCACCTCCGTGGTGTTCGACCGCAACGGTCGCCCCTACCACGGCCGCGTCAAAACCTTTGCCGAAGCCGCCCGCGAGGGTGGCCTGCAATTCTAA
- the rplF gene encoding 50S ribosomal protein L6 — protein sequence MSRIGKQPVPIPDKVKIDINGTTVSVEGPKGKVSKTFASVVKIEKKDNSVLVSPTEETRFSRAMYGTARSVIAGMVKGVSVGYLKELEIQGVGFKAALKGNMLDLALGYSHAILHEIPAGIKVTVTDQTKLKIEGADKQLVGQVTAEIRAYYPPEPYKGKGVRIVGEHAERVRRKEGKTVA from the coding sequence ATCGACATCAACGGTACCACCGTGTCCGTCGAGGGCCCCAAGGGTAAGGTCAGCAAAACTTTCGCGTCCGTCGTGAAGATCGAGAAGAAGGACAACAGCGTCCTCGTCTCGCCCACCGAGGAGACCCGTTTTTCCCGCGCCATGTATGGCACGGCCCGCTCCGTCATCGCCGGCATGGTGAAGGGCGTGAGCGTCGGCTACCTCAAGGAACTCGAGATCCAGGGCGTCGGCTTCAAGGCCGCGCTCAAGGGCAACATGCTCGATCTCGCCCTGGGCTACTCGCACGCGATCCTCCACGAGATTCCCGCGGGCATCAAGGTCACCGTCACCGACCAGACCAAGCTCAAGATCGAGGGCGCCGACAAGCAGCTCGTCGGTCAGGTCACCGCCGAGATCCGCGCCTACTACCCGCCGGAGCCCTACAAGGGCAAGGGCGTCCGCATCGTTGGCGAACATGCCGAGCGCGTCCGTCGCAAGGAAGGCAAGACCGTCGCCTAA